A region of Helicobacteraceae bacterium DNA encodes the following proteins:
- the rho gene encoding transcription termination factor Rho, whose translation MNEPTEQSGRSPYRKARAHAPVEGITIEQLQLKSIDSLIALAAEAGIENPNDFKRQDLMFEILKTQVTQGGYILLSGMLEIMTDGYGFLRAIDGNFSNTEHDAYVSATQIRRFGLRTGDVVTGQVRAPKDQERYSALLKIEAINYLPPEEAKRRPLFDNLTPLYPDKKICMEYDPLKLTGRIIDLFDPIGKGQRGLIVAPPRSGKTELLKELAHGIAKNHPEIALIVLLVDERPEEVTDMERSVKGKVYSSTFDMPAQNHVRVAELVIEQAKRLTEKGKDVVILLDSITRLARAYNTVTPSSGKVLTGGVDANALHKPKRFFGAARNIENGGSLTIMATALIDTGSRMDEVIFEEFKGTGNMEIILSRDIADRRIYPAIDVVKSGTRKEELLQEPSKLQRVWALRAAMSQMKNEIEALKFVYSKLQTTKDNEEFLAKMNESN comes from the coding sequence ATGAACGAACCAACAGAACAATCCGGACGCTCCCCATATAGAAAAGCCCGCGCTCACGCGCCGGTCGAAGGCATCACGATCGAGCAGTTGCAGCTTAAAAGCATAGACTCGCTTATCGCCCTCGCCGCCGAGGCGGGCATAGAAAACCCCAACGACTTCAAACGTCAGGATTTGATGTTTGAGATTTTGAAAACTCAGGTAACGCAAGGCGGCTACATACTGCTTAGCGGCATGCTGGAGATTATGACCGACGGTTACGGCTTCTTGCGCGCGATCGACGGCAACTTTTCCAACACGGAACACGACGCGTATGTAAGCGCCACGCAGATACGCCGCTTTGGTCTGCGTACGGGCGACGTGGTAACGGGTCAGGTGCGCGCGCCCAAAGATCAGGAGCGCTACTCCGCGCTACTAAAGATCGAGGCGATCAACTATCTGCCGCCCGAAGAGGCGAAGCGCCGTCCGCTGTTTGATAACCTGACGCCGCTCTATCCCGACAAAAAAATCTGTATGGAATACGATCCGCTCAAACTAACGGGGCGGATTATCGATCTATTCGATCCGATCGGCAAGGGGCAGCGCGGGTTAATAGTCGCGCCGCCTAGAAGCGGCAAAACCGAACTGCTCAAAGAGCTTGCGCACGGCATCGCGAAAAATCACCCCGAAATCGCCCTGATCGTGCTGCTGGTGGACGAGCGCCCCGAAGAGGTTACGGATATGGAGCGCAGCGTCAAGGGCAAGGTGTATAGCTCCACCTTCGATATGCCCGCGCAAAACCACGTGCGCGTCGCCGAGCTTGTGATCGAGCAGGCTAAGCGTTTGACCGAAAAAGGCAAAGACGTGGTGATCTTGCTAGATTCGATCACCCGTTTGGCGCGCGCGTATAACACGGTTACGCCAAGCAGCGGCAAGGTCTTAACGGGCGGCGTGGACGCTAACGCGCTACACAAGCCAAAGCGGTTTTTCGGCGCGGCGAGAAACATAGAAAACGGCGGCAGCTTGACGATTATGGCGACGGCGCTGATCGATACGGGCAGTCGAATGGACGAGGTGATCTTCGAAGAGTTCAAAGGCACGGGCAATATGGAGATTATCCTTAGCCGCGACATCGCCGATCGGCGCATCTATCCCGCGATCGACGTGGTGAAATCCGGCACGCGCAAAGAGGAGCTGTTGCAAGAGCCGTCAAAACTGCAAAGAGTCTGGGCTTTGCGCGCCGCTATGAGCCAGATGAAAAACGAGATCGAGGCGCTAAAGTTCGTCTATTCCAAACTGCAGACGACAAAGGACAACGAAGAGTTTTTGGCGAAGATGAACGAATCTAATTAG
- the recR gene encoding recombination mediator RecR, with protein MRFHLDAFQNLVEALTRLPAIGRKSAKNIAFELVMRDKGAALKLAHAIESAVAVAKVCARCGALSENELCGVCSDEERDKSKICVVLSAKDIFTLEENGLWNGLYFVYESEESFVKLEKAIKDCKMQEVIFAFVPSVQNDALIYLIEERLSPYGLIFSKIAQGVPTGVSLDNVDMISLSRALEGRVKV; from the coding sequence ATGCGTTTTCATCTCGACGCTTTCCAAAATCTTGTAGAAGCGCTGACGCGCCTGCCGGCGATCGGCAGAAAAAGCGCCAAAAACATCGCGTTCGAGCTTGTTATGCGCGATAAAGGCGCGGCGTTAAAACTCGCTCACGCTATTGAAAGCGCGGTCGCCGTCGCTAAAGTTTGCGCCAGATGCGGCGCTTTAAGCGAAAACGAGCTGTGCGGCGTATGCTCGGACGAAGAGCGCGACAAAAGCAAAATTTGCGTCGTTCTGAGCGCCAAGGACATTTTCACGCTCGAAGAGAACGGATTGTGGAACGGGCTGTATTTCGTGTATGAAAGCGAAGAGAGTTTCGTAAAACTTGAAAAAGCGATCAAAGATTGTAAAATGCAAGAGGTGATTTTCGCTTTCGTCCCAAGCGTGCAAAACGACGCGCTAATCTATCTGATAGAGGAGCGTCTTTCGCCGTATGGCTTAATCTTTTCCAAGATCGCGCAGGGCGTTCCGACGGGAGTAAGTTTGGATAACGTCGATATGATTTCGCTTTCTCGCGCGCTAGAAGGGCGCGTAAAAGTGTAA
- the dnaJ gene encoding molecular chaperone DnaJ, whose protein sequence is MDDFDYYAVLEIDRNATAEEIKRAFRKAAVKYHPDKNRNNPEAEAKFKQINEAYQVLSDENKRALYDRYGKEGLGSRGGSDFSDIFGDFADVFDSFFGGGRKRSSGRDKEALDIAIELKISFMEAVFGCKKTLKYRYLKPCATCKGAGGKRKKCDYCGGRGQVYQRQGFMTFSQTCPKCGGTGGILETVCETCKGKGAIAIDDSLELTIPEGVDNAQRLRANGRGNLGSSGARGDLYVVLSVADDPAFVRQDNDVYVEAPVFFTLAALGGSIEVATLRGKRNLEITRGTRDKSQIVIRGEGIRTAASGRTGDMIVQVKIVYPKKLTEEQEALLNKLHESFGQESIAHKSFFDEIADRVKGWFS, encoded by the coding sequence ATGGACGATTTTGATTATTATGCCGTATTGGAGATTGACAGAAACGCCACAGCCGAAGAGATCAAGCGCGCGTTTCGCAAGGCGGCGGTTAAATATCATCCGGATAAAAATCGAAACAATCCGGAAGCCGAAGCCAAATTTAAGCAAATCAACGAGGCTTATCAGGTTTTGAGCGACGAGAACAAACGCGCGCTATACGATCGCTATGGCAAAGAGGGTTTAGGCTCGCGCGGCGGCTCGGACTTCAGCGATATTTTCGGCGATTTCGCCGACGTGTTCGATTCTTTCTTTGGCGGCGGGCGCAAACGATCTAGCGGGCGCGATAAAGAGGCGCTAGATATAGCGATTGAACTCAAAATATCGTTTATGGAAGCCGTTTTTGGGTGCAAAAAGACGCTCAAGTATCGTTACCTAAAACCGTGCGCGACATGCAAAGGGGCGGGCGGCAAACGCAAAAAATGCGATTATTGCGGCGGGCGAGGACAGGTTTATCAGCGGCAGGGTTTTATGACCTTTTCGCAAACCTGCCCAAAATGCGGCGGAACGGGCGGCATTCTTGAAACCGTATGCGAGACGTGTAAGGGCAAAGGCGCGATCGCGATCGACGATAGCTTGGAGCTTACGATTCCCGAAGGCGTGGATAACGCTCAAAGGCTTAGAGCGAACGGGCGCGGCAATTTAGGGTCAAGCGGCGCGCGAGGCGATCTCTACGTCGTCTTATCCGTAGCGGACGATCCGGCGTTTGTCAGGCAAGATAACGACGTGTATGTGGAAGCGCCTGTTTTTTTCACGCTTGCGGCGCTCGGCGGCTCGATTGAGGTGGCGACGTTGCGCGGTAAGCGCAATCTAGAGATAACCAGAGGAACGCGCGACAAATCGCAAATCGTTATTCGCGGCGAAGGGATCAGAACCGCCGCGAGCGGGAGAACGGGCGATATGATCGTGCAGGTTAAAATCGTCTATCCAAAAAAATTAACCGAGGAGCAAGAGGCGCTACTCAATAAACTT